From Mustela nigripes isolate SB6536 chromosome 13, MUSNIG.SB6536, whole genome shotgun sequence, one genomic window encodes:
- the LOC131999307 gene encoding olfactory receptor 11H12-like: MNMSGNGSSSESVREFILLGFPCSREIQVVLFMFFSIVYLLTLVGNGAIIGAVCWDQHLHTPMYILLGNFAFLEIWYVNSTVPNTLINFLSETKAISFTGCFLQLYFFFSMGSTECFFLSAMAFDRYFAICHPLHYATVMTGQRCFNLAISCWVCGFLWYMVPVILISKLPFCGPNAIDHFVCDSGPLLTLSCAPAPMSKLISYTLSSLIILLSFFFILISYALVLLAVLRLPSASSQHKAFSTCGSHLSVVLLFYGTIMVMHVSPGSSHSTLMPKIMTLFYAMVTPLFNPLIYSLRNKEMKNALWKVLGKCKISLKVFGSRPRRSVE, translated from the coding sequence ATGAACATGTCTGGAAACGGATCCTCTTCTGAGTCAGTGAGGGAATTCATCCTTCTGGGTTTCCCCTGCAGCAGGGAAATTCAGGTTGTTCTGTTTATGTTCTTCTCAATCGTCTACCTCCTGACTCTCGTGGGAAATGGAGCCATTATTGGCGCTGTGTGTTGGGACCAGCATCTCCACACACCCATGTATATCCTGCTGGGGAATTTTGCATTCCTGGAGATCTGGTATGTCAATTCTACTGTTCCAAACACACTGATCAACTTCCTCTCAGAGACCAAAGCTATCTCTTTCACTGGATGCTTCcttcaattatattttttcttttccatgggCTCCACTGAGTGCTTCTTTCTCTCAGCAATGGCCTTTGATCGCTACTTTGCCATCTGTCATCCTCTGCATTATGCCACAGTTATGACAGGACAACGTTGTTTCAACCTAGCGATTTCCTGTTGGGTATGTGGCTTTCTCTGGTATATGGTACCTGTTATTCTCATCTCCAAACTGCCTTTCTGTGGTCCTAATGCAATTGATCATTTTGTATGTGACTCAGGCCCATTACTGACCCTTTCATGTGCTCCTGCCCCCATGTCTAAGCTCATCAGCTATACCCTAAGCTCCCTCATCATCCTCCTGAGCTTCTTTTTCATCCTCATCTCCTATGCCCTGGTTCTACTTGCTGTGCTTCGGTTGCCATCAGCATCCAGTCAGCATAAGGCCTTTTCAACATGTGGGTCCCATCTGTCTGTGGTGTTGCTGTTCTATGGGACAATAATGGTGATGCATGTGAGCCCTGGATCCAGCCACTCTACCCTGATGCCAAAGATCATGACTTTGTTCTACGCAATGGTGACCCCACTCTTCAACCCTTTGATTTACAGTCtcaggaataaagaaatgaaaaatgctctCTGGAAAGTCCTGGGAAAgtgtaaaatttctttaaaagtttttggCAGCAGACCCAGAAGAAGTGTGGAATAA
- the LOC131998621 gene encoding olfactory receptor 4S2-like, whose translation MQLMFFALFLLFYIVIMVGNLLILLTVFSDPRLHTPMYFFLSNLSFVDIAYASATTPKMIADFISEKKTISYWGCVTQMFTFHFFGCAEIFVLTIMAFDRYAAICQPLRYTTIMSANVCIVLASLSWLGALGHSFVQTFLTFQLPFCNNQVIDHYVCDVHPVLNLACADTTLVNMLVVVNSGLIALGCFLILLASYTVILFSLRKRSSESRRKALSTCGSHFTVVTFFFVPCFFIYLRPSTTFPLDKAVSVFYTTITPMLNPLIYTLRNADVKNAMKRIWSRKVSLKEKQKG comes from the coding sequence ATGCAACTGATGTTCTTTGCCTTATTCCTCCTCTTCTACATCGTGATCATGGTGGGAAATTTGCTAATTCTGCTTACGGTCTTTTCTGATCCCCGACTCCATAcacccatgtatttcttccttagtAACCTGTCATTTGTGGACATTGCCTATGCCTCAGCCACAACACCCAAGATGATTGCAGActttatttctgagaaaaagaCCATTTCCTACTGGGGCTGTGTAACTCAGATGTTTACCTTCCACTTTTTTGGTTGTGCTGAGATTTTTGTCTTGACCATTATGGCTTTTGACCGCTATGCTGCCATTTGCCAACCTCTCCGTTATACTACCATCATGAGTGCCAATGTTTGTATTGTGCTGGCATCACTGTCCTGGTTGGGAGCCCTGggtcattcatttgttcagacCTTCCTGACCTTTCAGCTACCTTTCTGCAATAATCAAGTCATTGACCACTACGTTTGTGATGTCCACCCAGTCCTAAACCTTGCCTGTGCTGATACAACCCTGGTAAATATGTTAGTGGTTGTCAACAGTGGTCTCATCGCTCTGGGGTGTTTCCTCATTCTTCTGGCCTCCTACACTGTTATTCTATTTAGTCTTCGCAAGCGGTCTTCAGAGAGCCGGCGCAAGGCTCTATCTACCTGTGGGTCTCATTTCACTGTAGTGACTTTCTTCTTTGtcccttgtttctttatttatctgcGTCCATCCACTACTTTCCCACTGGATAAGGCTGTGTCTGTGTTTTATACTACCATCACCCCAATGTTAAACCCACTCATCTACACTCTGAGGAATGCGGATGTAAAGAATGCCATGAAACGGATTTGGAGCCGCAAGGTCTCcttgaaggaaaaacagaagggcTAG